A genome region from Triticum aestivum cultivar Chinese Spring chromosome 2B, IWGSC CS RefSeq v2.1, whole genome shotgun sequence includes the following:
- the LOC123044656 gene encoding 60S ribosomal protein L36a, whose translation MKEATVSRLANPSSRAEGHKTTPLSLPAATCRNSSTRKGREARRSPISPAVKMVNVPKTKKTYCKNKECKKHTLHKVTQYKKGKDSLSAQGKRRYDRKQSGYGGQTKPVFHKKAKTTKKIVLKLQCQSCKHYSQRAIKRCKHFEIGGDKKGKGTSLF comes from the exons ATGAAGGAAGCGACGGTCTCGCGACTCGCAAACCCTAGCTCGCGAGCAGAGGGCCACAAAACCACACCCCTCTCCCTCCCCGCCGCCACTTGCCGCAACTCCTCCACCAGAAAGGGAAGGGAAGCACGCCGGAGCCCCATCTCCCCGGCCGTCAAAATG GTGAACGttccgaagaccaagaagacctaCTGCAAAAACAAGGAGTGCAAGAAGCACACACTTCACAAGGTCACTCAGTACAAGAAGGGCAAGGACAGTCTATCTGCCCAGGGAAAGCGTCGTTATGACAGGAAGCAGTCGGGATATGGTGGTCAGACCAAGCCTGTTTTCCACAAGAAG GCAAAAACCACCAAGAAGATTGTGCTGAAGCTGCAATGCCAGAGCTGCAAGCACTACTCCCAGCGTGCCATCAAG AGGTGCAAGCATTTTGAGATCGGCGGAGACAAGAAGGGCAAGGGGACATCTCTTTTCTAG